The Candidatus Denitrolinea symbiosum DNA window GCACGAATATCGAACTCGCCAAACAACTTGGCGACAAACTCGCTGGCAAGGTCGTCGTGGAAATTGCCAATCCCCTGAACGCCACGCTCGATGAAATGGTCACCGCCCCCGATTCATCCTCCGCCGAAGATGTAGCGAAGGCGATTGCGAACGGAGCGAAAGTCGTCAAGGCGTTCAACACGACGTTGGCAGGCACGCTTCATTCTGGACAGGTGGCTGGTCAGCCCCTGGACGTCTTTATCGCAGGCGACGATGCGGACGCCAAAGCCAAAGTCGCGCAACTCGTCACAGACGGCGGTATGCGCGCCGTAGATTCTGGTCCGCTCCGCCGCGCCCGTCAGATCGAAGCGATGCAATTTCTGCATATCGCTCTTCAAAGCGAGTTGGGCACCAACTGGGGCAGCGCGCTGAAAATCTTGAGCTAGGCTTCGGATGTTGTTTTGAATAAAAAACTCGGCTCATGTTCAGAACAAGTGATTCGGTAGAATAGGGGCATGGACTTTCCAATTGTTGAACTCATGGATCGAGATGCATGTACGGTCTGGCTAACCGAGCATTTTCATCCCGATGGATTGAAATGCCCACATTGTAAAGCTGGTCTTGAGCAGGCGACTCGATTTCGTAAGACCAAACAAAGCGGTCTGATTGTATATCGGTGCAAAGCCTGTCGTGGCATCTACAATCTCTACAGCGGAACTGCGTTTGAAGGAAGACACTTCACTCCTGAGCAAACTATCCTTTTCATTCGCGAGGTGGTGCAGGGGAAGCCAACGGCGAAGTTGTCGCGAGAATTGAGCATCAGTCGCACAACCGGGCTGACCGTGAGGCATCTGCTTCAGGCGAATGCCAAGAAGGAACAAGCGACCAAACCCTTGAGCGATCTGGAAGTCGAAACCGACGAAATGTTCCAGAACGCGGGGGAAAAAAGGAGAGTGGCACGGCGATCCGCAGGATCCGCCTCGCAAACGAGCCAATAAACGGCGCGGGCGAGGGACGTATGCGAATGATCGTCCGCCGGTCTGCGCAGTGATTGGGCGCGAAACGCGCCAAGTGCGGATCCAAGTGATGCCAGATACAAAAGGCGATAGCTTGTGTCCATTTGTCGAGAACTTTACCAGACCAGAAGCGACGCTCTACACAGATGAATACGACAGTTACAATCGCTTACAACGCGTGCGTCACACCGTCTGTCATGGAAAGAATGAATATGCACGTGATGACGATGGAGATGGCGTTCGGGAAGTCCACGTCAACTCCAACGAAGGCGGCTGGACAGGGTTGCGTAATTTCTTGCGACCCTATCGCGGTGTTCATAAAGCATACTTGTCAGGCTATGCCGCCATCCACGAATTGGCTGTGAACCATAAACGCATCTCGCCGAGTCTCGTCGCTAAACTGGTCCGTAATCACTTGTTCTGAACATGAGCCAAAAACTCTCACCCCGTTTGTGACACTTTTTCGTAGGGCGATTTCCCCCTCTCCCGTTGGGAGAGGGCGGGGTGAGGGGAATTGAAAGAAGGTATATGATGGCTAACGATCAACGCAACATAAAATTTGGATATTTTCTCATCCCGACTGTAGACGCCCCCCTGCTTTCCATCGCGCAAGAGGTCGAGCGACTCGGTCTCGACTATATCGCTGTGCAGGATCATCCATACCAGCGGCACTTTGTTGACACGTGGACTTTATTGAGCATGATTGCGGCTAAAACCTCGCGCATCGGACTCTTGCCCGATGTGACGAACTTGCCGCTGCGCCCGCCTGCCGTCATGGCAAAAGCTGCCGCCACCATTGACGTGTTGAGCGGCGGACGTTTCGAACTGGGTCTCGGCGCG harbors:
- a CDS encoding NADP oxidoreductase, with protein sequence MNVTIIGAGNMGRGIGTRAVAGGHSVTFVDRNPEVAEKTASDVKALAKNGAKVSTAPLDDPQLGDVVVLAVAYGTNIELAKQLGDKLAGKVVVEIANPLNATLDEMVTAPDSSSAEDVAKAIANGAKVVKAFNTTLAGTLHSGQVAGQPLDVFIAGDDADAKAKVAQLVTDGGMRAVDSGPLRRARQIEAMQFLHIALQSELGTNWGSALKILS